The genomic segment AGTCAGTTCACAGAGTGGCAGCCTGAGAAGCGACACACACTTGAATTGTGATATTTGCCAGAGTTGTCACATTTTAGGACTcaattgctgccattgttacttctttttttgcctcttgccttttccttgAACCGGCTCTTGCCAAGCTCTGAGGGCTAGACTCTTCTGCCGGTCACTACAACGCCGCCTCATCTTTCAATCTCAAGACGAGCACCACTAACACGGTATCGACTTCACTCTCAATAGAGCAGCACTTGCGCGCACAGCTGGAGCTCTTGCAGAATCACGACGCCGATACCTCGACGACAGCCTCTGGCTCACGCGACTCGAGGGGCGCAGTTTCTCATTCTCCGCCGGCGCGAACGGCGAATGGACACGAAGAGCTGGCCGCCGCCTCATACGAAGCCGCTCGCGCCTTGGGTAAGACTCAAGCCGAGTCGCATATTCACCCAGATCTCCGAGGCGTTTCAGGCCATCCCGCCAACATGATGTCCATGGGCCCTCCTTCTGGACACAGTCCCGGTGCCAGTCCGACTGGTCCTTTGAATGCTTCTATAGCCCCagcaccatcctcctcagctcCCGAAGTTGGCGCTGGTAGTGATGGAAGGAAAGCCAAGCGCGAGCTTTCTCAGTCGAAGCGTGCCGCGCAAAATAGAGCTGCACAGGTATGTGTTGCCTTTGGCTTTCTAAGCTGAGTGTAGAAATCGGCACCTTGGACGCCTAGAAACATTCCTTTGAACCTCGGGGGCAAAGAAGCTGACAGTAAACTACAGCGTGCATTCCGGCAGCGTAAAGAAGGCTACATTAAGAAGCTCGAGCAGCAGGTTAGAGACTACGGCGAGATGGAGCAGAGTTTCAAGGGCATGCAATCCGAGAATTACGCACTCCGTGAATATGTTATCCATCTCCAATCAAGGCTACTAGATACCCAAGGAGAATATCCCCCGCCGCCACCCAATGTTAACTTATCTCAATCCTCCGcgcctcagcctcctccaacCAGCGCACCAGAACAAGCACAAAATCCTGGAGTTGGGACGCCGCTTGAGGCTGTGGCCCAGGCCGTAGCAGGCCTTGCCGCTCAGGAGCAGTTGGCCGAATCCCAAGAACGATATCCTAGCCCAGAATATAAGGCCGATCCACGCGAAGACGAGGGTCGAACAGTTGAAGAGATTAACAGACAGCTGCACCAGCAAGCCGACGAAGGCGCCAGTGGATCAGCTGAGGTTTAGGAAGATGTTTTGGATCCAGGCTTGTTTGGCACTGGCTAGTAGGCTCTCCTGAGCCCTAGATTATTTTCTTTGTGGCGTTGTGGGATACCTGTTATGAATTGCGGATGTTTAATCCACGTCTATTTATACTACTAAAGGCGTTACTGGAGTTTACGACTTGTTGGAGAAAGCTGATGGCTTGATGATAGCGATGGCTGTGCAAGTTTACCTTCGTCGGTCCTTTGCGATGAATCGTGAGGGAAAGAGCGAGTTACAACGATATGAACAGCGGGTTGGCGTTGAGCATGCACGATGCATTTTGAGATGGGAATATGGAGGAAttgttcttttttgtttgAACTCAGGCCAAGTGATGGGAGAAGATGCCCTGGACGTCTCCCCGGTAGCTGGATCTGAAATGGAATTGAAGAAtcttcatcattgtcatACACTTTCCTTGGATAATGTG from the Pochonia chlamydosporia 170 chromosome 6, whole genome shotgun sequence genome contains:
- a CDS encoding transmembrane protein (similar to Metarhizium acridum CQMa 102 XP_007812742.1), which codes for MQQPSSSGNQEQHLRAQLELLQNHDADTSTTASGSRDSRGAVSHSPPARTANGHEELAAASYEAARALGKTQAESHIHPDLRGVSGHPANMMSMGPPSGHSPGASPTGPLNASIAPAPSSSAPEVGAGSDGRKAKRELSQSKRAAQNRAAQRAFRQRKEGYIKKLEQQVRDYGEMEQSFKGMQSENYALREYVIHLQSRLLDTQGEYPPPPPNVNLSQSSAPQPPPTSAPEQAQNPGVGTPLEAVAQAVAGLAAQEQLAESQERYPSPEYKADPREDEGRTVEEINRQLHQQADEGASGSAEV